One Gemmatimonadota bacterium DNA window includes the following coding sequences:
- a CDS encoding oxidative damage protection protein, translating to MARMVHCAKLKEELEGLDFVPFPNELGQRIYDNISKQAWQMWINYSVMVINEYRLNLATTEGQEVYDRHLEEFFFGEGAEMPPGYRPPQTK from the coding sequence ATGGCCCGCATGGTCCACTGCGCCAAGCTCAAAGAAGAACTCGAAGGACTCGATTTCGTCCCCTTCCCCAACGAACTCGGCCAGCGCATCTACGATAACATTTCCAAACAGGCCTGGCAGATGTGGATCAACTATTCGGTCATGGTCATCAACGAGTACCGCCTGAATCTCGCCACGACAGAGGGGCAGGAAGTCTACGACCGGCACCTGGAAGAGTTCTTCTTTGGCGAAGGCGCTGAAATGCCGCCGGGATACCGTCCCCCTCAGACGAAATAA